Within Flavobacterium pisciphilum, the genomic segment ATTTGGACCAATTATAATTGGAAGACCAAAAGTTGCAGGTTCAAGGATATTATGAACGCCAGGGTTTCCAAAACCGCCACCTACATATGCAATTGTTGCATAGCTGTATATTTTGGTAAGTATTCCAACAGTATCAATGATAAAGACGTCGTAATCCGTTAGGTTTTTGCCTTCTTTTTCAGAAAATAAGATTGACTTTTTAGTAATAGAATGTTGTAGAGCGGTAATTTGTTCAGGTTTGATGTTATGAGGAGCAATGATGAATTTTACGCGTTCTTTCGTAGAGTTGATGTATTCAGTTAGCAACGCTTCGTCTTTGGGCCATGAGCTTCCAATAACAATAGTAGGAATATTGTTTTTAAATTCAGCAATAAAATCTAATGTGTTGTTTCGTTCTAAAATAGCTACCACACGATCAAATCTAGTATCGCCTGAAATAATTACATTTTTATAGCCAATAGATTCGATTTTGTTTTTTGAACTCTCGTTTTGAACGAAGAAATAAGTAAATGCGTCAAGGGCTTTTTTGTAAAAACCACCATACCACTTAAAGAATATCTGATTGTCTCTAAATATTCCTGAAACTAAATAGGTTGGAGTATTGCTCTTTTTTAATTCATTAAGATAGTTTGGCCAAAATTCATATTTGATAAAGAAAACAATCTCAGGATGAGCTAATTTTAAAAATTGTTTAGCATTTTGTTTCGTATCCAATGGTAAATAAAGAGTTACATCGGCAACGGTATTGTTTTTTCGAACCTCGTAGCCAGAAGGAGAAAAGAAGGTAACGATGATTTTATGAGAAGGGTATTTTTTTTTAATTTTTTCAATAACAGGTAAGCCTTGTTCGTATTCGCCTAGTGATGCGGCGTGAAACCAAATTGTTTTGTCTGAGGGTTTTATTTTTTCTTGTAGGGTGCTAAAAACGGTTTTTCTGCCATCTACAAAAAGGTTGATTTTACGGCTAAAAAGCGCTACTGTTTTTAATAAAAAACTTACAATAATAACGATTAGATTGTATAAGAAAAGCATAGTTGGATATTTGGGGCTAAAATACGTTTCTTTCAATTATTTTCATTGGTTTGAACTCATTAAATAACTATTTTTGTTCCTCGTTTTCGGAAGTATTATTTTGAAAGTCAATTAAGATGTGGCTTTCTTTATTCGGAAACGCAAACTTTAAATTAGAATATCGAAATGAAAAAAATTCAAATGGTTGACTTAAAAAGTCAATATGATAAAATAAAAGGAGCTGTAAATGCTTCTATTCAAGAAGTTTTAGATACAAATACATATATTAATGGACCATTGGTACATCAATTTCAAAAAAATCTAGAAACATATTTAGGAGTAAAACATGTTATTCCTTGTGCAAATGGTACTGATGCATTGCAAATAGCAATGATGGGTTTAGACTTAAAACCAGGTGATGAAGTTATTACTGCCGATTTTACTTTTGCTGCTACTGTAGAGGTGATTGCTTTATTGCAATTAACGCCAGTTTTGGTAGATGTTGAAATGGATAGTATGAATATTTCTATTGACGCTATTAAAAAAGCAATAACTCCAAAAACAAAAGCAATCGTTCCAGTACATTTGTTTGGACGTGCAGCTAATATGGATGCGATTATGGAGCTGGCAGCAGCGCATAATTTGTATGTAATTGAAGATAATGCACAAGCAATTGGAGCAGATTATATTTCTAAATCAGGAGCAAAAAACAAAGTAGGAGTTATGGGGCATGTGGCTGCAACTTCTTTCTTTCCATCTAAAAACTTAGGTTGTTATGGAGATGGTGGTGCTATTTTTACTAATGATGATGCCTTGGCGCATATTATTCGTGGGATTGTAAATCACGGAATGTATGAGCGTTACCATCATGATGTTGTGGGAGTTAATTCGCGTTTAGATAGTATTCAAGCAGGAGTTTTAAATGTGAAACTTCCGTTATTAGATGAGTACAATAAAGCGCGTCGTGAGGCTGCAACAAAGTATAATGCTGCATTAGCTGGACATCCTAATATTATTACTCCTTCATTTAACGTTAATGAAAACGATCACGTTTTTCATCAATATACATTGCGTATTATAAATGCAGATAGAAACGGATTATTGCAACATTTACAGGATAAAGGAATTCCTTGTGCAATTTATTATCCAATTCCGTTGCATTCACAAAAAGCTTATGTTGATGTTCGTTATAAAGAAGAGTATTTCCCAGTAACCAATCAGTTGGTACAAGAAGTGCTTTCATTGCCAATGCATACAGAGCTTGATGATGAGCAAATTAAATTTATTACGGATAGTGTAATTGAGTTTTTGAAATAAACCAAATCAAATAAATAGCCAAAAAACAACCAAGAAATGAAAG encodes:
- a CDS encoding 3-deoxy-D-manno-octulosonic acid transferase, whose amino-acid sequence is MLFLYNLIVIIVSFLLKTVALFSRKINLFVDGRKTVFSTLQEKIKPSDKTIWFHAASLGEYEQGLPVIEKIKKKYPSHKIIVTFFSPSGYEVRKNNTVADVTLYLPLDTKQNAKQFLKLAHPEIVFFIKYEFWPNYLNELKKSNTPTYLVSGIFRDNQIFFKWYGGFYKKALDAFTYFFVQNESSKNKIESIGYKNVIISGDTRFDRVVAILERNNTLDFIAEFKNNIPTIVIGSSWPKDEALLTEYINSTKERVKFIIAPHNIKPEQITALQHSITKKSILFSEKEGKNLTDYDVFIIDTVGILTKIYSYATIAYVGGGFGNPGVHNILEPATFGLPIIIGPNYSHFAEATELVQLGGCISISNATELETAFNKLISNQNYLDEKGLICKSYVQNKKGATDTIMSAI
- a CDS encoding DegT/DnrJ/EryC1/StrS family aminotransferase, whose amino-acid sequence is MKKIQMVDLKSQYDKIKGAVNASIQEVLDTNTYINGPLVHQFQKNLETYLGVKHVIPCANGTDALQIAMMGLDLKPGDEVITADFTFAATVEVIALLQLTPVLVDVEMDSMNISIDAIKKAITPKTKAIVPVHLFGRAANMDAIMELAAAHNLYVIEDNAQAIGADYISKSGAKNKVGVMGHVAATSFFPSKNLGCYGDGGAIFTNDDALAHIIRGIVNHGMYERYHHDVVGVNSRLDSIQAGVLNVKLPLLDEYNKARREAATKYNAALAGHPNIITPSFNVNENDHVFHQYTLRIINADRNGLLQHLQDKGIPCAIYYPIPLHSQKAYVDVRYKEEYFPVTNQLVQEVLSLPMHTELDDEQIKFITDSVIEFLK